The following proteins come from a genomic window of Deltaproteobacteria bacterium:
- a CDS encoding DUF512 domain-containing protein, with product MQAKNSIKIDNIHPGGLAEKSGLLPGDILLSINSHKLRDPIDFIFYSTDDNLVIEVKRDGKNFNIRIVRKDNKEFGVDFIPFKVMTCKNNCIFCFVKQLPKVLRKTLYIKDEDYRMSFLYGNYITLANLSKEDRRRIIEQRLSPLYISVHSTNRPLRNKLLGNAKAADIMKELQFLADNKIRFNIQIVLCPGYNSGKELQRTLGDLYRFYPHVLSIAVVPVGLTMFRKHNNIRPVEKADAEHTIKIVESFQKRFRKKHGNPIIYCADELYLKAEHQFPPLKEYGDLHQIENGVGMVPLFMNQVKKTQLPKTLQRKKKFLTFTGLSFYPFLKKFLERLSEKENLNIDVVSVENKFFGTSITVAGLLTGRDVIKAVLDRIESHETILIPDVVLNEENRFLDDITLNDAEEALGIPVRKIKSTPEGLIKGIAEGK from the coding sequence ATGCAGGCTAAAAACAGCATAAAAATAGATAATATTCATCCAGGCGGTCTGGCCGAAAAATCGGGTCTTCTCCCTGGCGATATTCTCCTCTCCATAAACTCCCATAAACTGCGTGACCCTATTGATTTCATATTCTACAGTACTGACGATAACCTCGTAATAGAGGTAAAACGGGATGGAAAAAATTTTAACATCCGTATAGTCAGAAAGGACAATAAGGAATTTGGGGTAGATTTTATACCTTTCAAGGTCATGACATGTAAAAATAACTGCATATTCTGTTTTGTCAAACAACTTCCAAAAGTGTTGAGGAAAACACTCTACATAAAAGATGAAGACTACAGGATGTCATTCCTTTACGGGAATTACATCACGCTCGCAAATCTGAGCAAGGAAGACAGAAGACGCATTATTGAGCAGAGGTTAAGTCCACTATATATTTCCGTTCACTCAACAAATAGACCGCTAAGGAACAAGCTTCTTGGAAATGCAAAGGCCGCTGACATCATGAAGGAGCTTCAATTCCTTGCCGACAACAAGATAAGATTTAATATACAGATTGTGCTTTGCCCGGGCTACAATAGCGGGAAGGAGTTGCAGCGGACTCTCGGTGATCTTTACAGGTTTTATCCCCATGTCCTGTCCATCGCGGTTGTACCCGTTGGTCTGACCATGTTCAGAAAACATAATAACATTCGACCTGTTGAGAAAGCAGATGCAGAACATACAATAAAAATCGTGGAATCATTTCAGAAGAGGTTCAGAAAGAAACATGGCAACCCAATTATATACTGTGCGGATGAGCTATATTTAAAAGCAGAACACCAATTTCCACCCTTAAAGGAATACGGAGATCTACACCAGATAGAAAATGGTGTCGGAATGGTACCACTTTTTATGAATCAGGTAAAAAAAACCCAACTTCCTAAGACACTACAGCGAAAAAAGAAATTTCTTACCTTCACCGGTTTATCGTTCTATCCTTTTCTTAAAAAGTTTTTAGAAAGACTCTCTGAGAAAGAAAACCTTAATATTGATGTAGTATCTGTTGAGAACAAGTTTTTTGGAACATCTATTACAGTTGCAGGATTGCTAACAGGGAGGGATGTAATAAAAGCAGTATTGGATAGAATAGAGAGTCATGAAACTATACTTATACCCGATGTGGTTCTCAATGAAGAAAATAGATTTCTGGACGACATTACTCTAAATGATGCGGAAGAGGCACTTGGTATCCCTGTAAGAAAGATTAAATCAACGCCGGAGGGACTCATTAAAGGAATAGCCGAGGGAAAATAG
- a CDS encoding PAC2 family protein, translating into MRIGGFQLRDPVPECNEPYVLATLRPWIDVNNVGSLVLNELEARYGVTELGKLSKPGHFYDFTRYRPIIHLEEGIRDLSIPNTTIHYARREGQNDLLLLRLLEPHAHSELYISSVLKLLKTFKARKYILLGSMYDMVPHTRPLLVSGYGMGEKARQDVRKAGALPITYHGPSTIANLITKEAAESGIEAIVFIVSLPQYIVLEEDYLGKVRLMEILNVLYNIPFDKEDFEKALEQRNFISARMENSPEIKMLLPQLESAYDMRIKAMEEGGTPRLTFEMEEIFWKIIGKDIGKA; encoded by the coding sequence GTGAGAATAGGTGGTTTTCAATTACGTGACCCTGTTCCAGAGTGCAATGAGCCTTACGTCCTTGCTACCCTTCGGCCATGGATAGATGTCAACAATGTTGGAAGTCTGGTCCTGAACGAACTGGAGGCGCGATACGGGGTCACGGAATTGGGGAAGCTATCCAAACCGGGCCACTTCTACGACTTCACGAGATACCGGCCTATTATCCATCTCGAAGAGGGTATTCGTGACCTGTCCATTCCCAATACAACAATTCACTATGCGAGAAGAGAAGGACAGAATGATCTTCTCTTGCTTCGCCTCCTTGAACCTCATGCCCATTCAGAGCTCTATATTAGTTCTGTTTTGAAGCTTCTCAAAACTTTCAAAGCGAGGAAATATATTCTTCTGGGAAGTATGTATGATATGGTACCTCACACCAGACCTTTACTCGTCAGCGGATATGGAATGGGAGAAAAAGCGCGCCAGGATGTCAGGAAAGCCGGCGCCCTGCCCATTACTTATCACGGCCCTTCAACCATTGCGAATCTGATCACGAAAGAGGCAGCGGAATCAGGGATTGAAGCAATCGTGTTCATCGTCTCTCTGCCCCAGTACATTGTGTTGGAGGAGGATTATCTGGGAAAGGTCAGGCTGATGGAAATATTGAACGTACTTTATAACATCCCCTTCGATAAAGAAGACTTCGAAAAGGCTCTGGAGCAGCGCAATTTCATCAGCGCAAGAATGGAAAACTCTCCGGAGATTAAAATGCTCCTGCCTCAACTTGAAAGCGCGTATGACATGCGGATCAAAGCGATGGAGGAAGGGGGAACACCACGCCTGACTTTCGAAATGGAAGAAATCTTCTGGAAAATAATAGGAAAAGATATAGGGAAAGCATAG
- a CDS encoding tetratricopeptide repeat protein, whose protein sequence is MEMMMKLIKFYIIASLFFFASVSPTLAETKTFVREYTYQASEFDSKASCRTLALEQVKRLLLEEIGTYLESLTEVNNFQLTKDQIIVLTAGIVRVQVVDEKWDGKAYYLLAKITANPDDVAKAIDNLRKDRQKIKELEQAKRKSDDLFKQVENLREELRTSKNKKTKAFRKKQNEYEKMINSVNAIEWFNLGMLSDVSLFQDVSSIKFDDQYRANMKATYERQIFAFSKAISLNPHYTEAYVERGVAYYYNEQYQKSLHDFNKAIELNPELVRAYQQRAGTYAKLGKCDQMMKDYYRAITLAPNDRDYIYLNTTSCESEEFGISGLEQAIEYITKVIEFDYELAIRDYDKIIELNPTWHNYRSRGQLFVELKKYHQALQDYTMAINNYKQLRPAEPAMSAAAQKTVITVAPETNKKDGDKSELYLARREIYENIGDKEHAEQDLIEAIKVDPDAAPVSRAERLLKRSRYGDAIQAINEDVALAIRIMPQNSDRLLLEGYVFRCLCYYQMKNYNRALIECTDGTKKDSGDVEIRSALYVMRSIIYRSMGDYRNSLSDLNQAIDINPQKSEIYILRGIYYLKRDSYQNALKDFEKVAVLDPKDWRGSIRSILNECKKNDKSNQRVLKDIFYEDCHDIPNKFQILQKKYPQFQKRFAQVDKVMVVPVISKEKEWFVIGKAFFESENYERAIDAFSKAIKIAPTYIDAYLERGTAFRELKKYREAIKDYDRVIALDPKMVKAYSKRGDAYRELKNYQKAIKDFDAAIALSPFDTELYNGRGYIYVELGNYQQSITDYSSAIELGNKSKYVYLQRGSSYHKLGKNIQAIEDFNKAIEIDSKYYLAYAFRGRTYREMRSYQQAIKDFDKAIELNPQEAFFYFSRANTYNDLKDLQRAIIDYKVAARLGNEDAQEILKMIKEHW, encoded by the coding sequence ATGGAGATGATGATGAAACTAATAAAATTTTATATTATTGCCTCACTTTTCTTTTTTGCATCTGTTTCACCTACACTCGCCGAAACAAAAACTTTTGTTCGGGAATACACCTATCAAGCCAGTGAATTTGACAGCAAGGCATCGTGCAGAACGCTTGCTTTGGAACAGGTAAAGAGACTCCTGTTGGAAGAGATCGGCACTTATCTGGAAAGTTTAACTGAGGTCAACAACTTTCAACTGACGAAAGATCAGATCATTGTCTTAACGGCTGGCATCGTTAGAGTACAAGTCGTCGATGAAAAATGGGATGGGAAAGCTTATTACCTATTAGCCAAAATTACCGCCAACCCGGATGATGTTGCCAAGGCTATAGATAATCTACGCAAGGATCGACAGAAAATAAAAGAATTGGAGCAAGCGAAAAGGAAATCAGATGATTTGTTTAAGCAAGTTGAAAATCTGCGCGAGGAATTAAGAACTTCGAAGAATAAAAAAACAAAAGCATTTCGCAAGAAACAAAACGAATATGAAAAGATGATCAACTCAGTGAATGCTATTGAATGGTTTAACCTTGGCATGCTTTCAGATGTAAGTCTATTTCAGGACGTCTCATCAATTAAATTCGATGATCAATACCGCGCAAACATGAAAGCAACCTACGAGCGTCAAATTTTTGCTTTCAGTAAGGCCATTTCATTGAACCCACATTACACGGAAGCATATGTTGAAAGGGGTGTTGCCTATTATTATAATGAACAATATCAGAAATCCCTCCATGATTTTAATAAGGCTATTGAGTTGAATCCTGAATTGGTTAGAGCTTACCAACAGCGAGCGGGGACTTATGCAAAACTCGGCAAATGCGACCAAATGATGAAGGACTATTATCGTGCAATTACATTAGCTCCTAATGATCGTGATTATATTTATTTAAATACAACATCATGCGAATCAGAAGAATTTGGAATATCTGGTTTAGAACAGGCAATTGAATATATTACTAAGGTAATAGAGTTCGACTATGAATTGGCTATTAGAGATTATGATAAAATTATAGAATTAAATCCAACATGGCATAATTATAGATCTCGCGGGCAGTTATTTGTTGAGCTAAAAAAATATCATCAGGCTCTTCAAGACTATACCATGGCCATAAATAATTATAAGCAGCTGCGGCCTGCTGAACCCGCTATGTCCGCTGCCGCTCAAAAAACCGTAATAACCGTAGCCCCAGAAACAAATAAGAAGGATGGTGACAAGTCAGAACTCTACTTAGCAAGGAGGGAAATTTATGAAAATATTGGTGATAAAGAACATGCTGAGCAGGATTTAATAGAGGCTATTAAAGTGGATCCCGATGCGGCTCCTGTATCAAGAGCCGAGCGATTACTTAAACGTAGTCGATACGGTGACGCCATTCAAGCTATTAATGAGGATGTTGCATTAGCCATACGTATTATGCCTCAGAATTCCGACAGGTTGTTATTAGAAGGTTATGTATTTCGGTGTTTATGTTACTATCAGATGAAAAATTATAATAGAGCCCTGATTGAATGCACCGATGGTACAAAAAAAGATTCCGGAGATGTGGAAATTAGGTCAGCTCTTTATGTCATGCGATCAATTATTTATAGAAGCATGGGTGATTATAGAAATTCCCTAAGTGACTTGAACCAAGCCATAGACATAAATCCACAAAAGTCTGAAATTTATATTTTACGCGGTATTTATTATCTAAAAAGAGATAGTTATCAAAATGCATTAAAAGATTTTGAAAAAGTGGCCGTACTGGATCCAAAAGATTGGAGGGGATCAATCCGGTCCATTTTAAACGAATGCAAAAAAAACGACAAGAGCAATCAACGCGTCCTCAAGGATATATTCTACGAAGACTGTCACGATATTCCAAATAAATTTCAAATTCTTCAAAAGAAGTATCCCCAGTTTCAAAAAAGGTTTGCTCAAGTAGATAAAGTAATGGTGGTACCAGTAATTTCAAAAGAAAAAGAATGGTTCGTCATTGGTAAAGCTTTTTTCGAATCAGAAAATTATGAACGAGCCATAGATGCTTTCAGTAAAGCAATCAAGATTGCCCCCACTTATATTGACGCGTATCTTGAGCGTGGCACTGCTTTTCGAGAACTCAAGAAGTACAGAGAAGCCATTAAAGATTATGATCGTGTTATCGCGCTGGATCCTAAAATGGTAAAAGCTTATAGCAAGCGCGGGGATGCCTACCGTGAATTAAAGAATTATCAAAAAGCTATAAAGGATTTTGATGCCGCCATTGCACTTTCTCCCTTCGATACAGAATTGTACAATGGGCGCGGCTATATCTATGTCGAGCTTGGTAATTATCAGCAATCGATAACTGATTATAGTTCTGCGATTGAACTCGGCAATAAGAGCAAATATGTTTACCTCCAACGTGGAAGTAGCTATCATAAATTGGGGAAAAACATACAAGCCATAGAGGATTTTAATAAGGCTATCGAAATTGACTCGAAATATTATCTTGCTTACGCTTTCCGGGGGAGAACTTATCGCGAAATGAGATCCTATCAACAGGCGATAAAGGATTTCGATAAGGCTATTGAACTCAATCCACAAGAGGCCTTTTTTTATTTTAGTCGCGCTAACACTTATAATGATTTAAAAGATCTTCAACGGGCGATTATTGACTATAAGGTTGCGGCAAGGCTTGGAAATGAAGATGCTCAGGAAATTTTAAAAATGATAAAAGAACATTGGTAA
- a CDS encoding efflux RND transporter periplasmic adaptor subunit, protein MLRRHSLSKRWNKGYADKFKAIAIISLLFLIFVVMNLGCTKNEAKVTEEKVMNVKVLAAEMKSFRPFVETIGSLKPNEEVIVSSEVDGIVKNLRVNEGSSVSKGMVLVEINETDYRLEVNRADAALRQAKASLANAKLEYERKASLYKEELVTKQQFDDISARLALADGELDRAKASLSLAKEKLSKTKIYSPLEGIVREKRLTKGDYVRNGSQLLWIVQTDPLKLSFTVPEKDMGKLKIGQDVLFKVDTYPDTEFKGRLGTIYPSLEEKTRTLQVEALVPNHDNRLKPGLFAKVTLYTGQARDIVVVPITAVLYEDSRVKVFIAEGERAKERPVKIGTKYGEYLEIVEGIQKGEMVVVAGQNNLAEGVKMNVAR, encoded by the coding sequence ATGCTAAGGCGACATTCGCTCTCGAAACGATGGAATAAGGGTTATGCTGACAAATTTAAAGCCATAGCAATTATTTCACTTTTGTTTCTGATTTTTGTTGTTATGAATTTAGGGTGCACAAAAAATGAAGCGAAAGTCACGGAAGAGAAGGTTATGAATGTGAAGGTTTTGGCAGCGGAAATGAAATCTTTCCGACCTTTTGTGGAGACGATAGGTTCATTGAAACCAAATGAAGAGGTCATTGTGAGCTCCGAAGTGGATGGCATTGTTAAAAATCTCAGGGTTAATGAGGGATCGTCGGTCTCGAAGGGAATGGTCCTAGTAGAAATCAATGAGACTGATTATCGTCTTGAGGTTAACAGGGCTGATGCAGCGCTGAGGCAGGCAAAGGCGTCCCTTGCCAATGCGAAACTGGAGTATGAGCGGAAGGCGTCCCTTTATAAAGAGGAGCTTGTGACAAAGCAGCAGTTCGATGATATATCGGCCCGCCTCGCCCTCGCGGATGGGGAGTTAGACAGGGCTAAGGCAAGCCTTTCGCTTGCGAAAGAAAAACTCTCAAAAACAAAAATATATTCTCCATTGGAGGGTATTGTCAGGGAAAAAAGGCTAACGAAAGGGGATTACGTCAGAAATGGGTCGCAACTCTTATGGATCGTGCAGACGGATCCGTTAAAATTGAGTTTTACCGTACCTGAGAAGGATATGGGAAAGCTAAAGATAGGCCAGGATGTTCTTTTCAAGGTCGATACGTATCCGGATACGGAGTTCAAAGGAAGACTCGGTACCATCTACCCAAGCCTGGAAGAAAAGACCAGAACACTTCAGGTCGAAGCACTCGTTCCCAATCACGATAACCGGTTAAAACCGGGACTATTCGCCAAGGTGACCCTCTATACCGGACAGGCAAGAGATATTGTTGTTGTACCGATCACGGCGGTTCTTTATGAAGATTCACGGGTTAAGGTCTTTATAGCTGAGGGTGAACGGGCAAAGGAAAGACCGGTAAAAATCGGTACTAAGTACGGAGAATATCTGGAAATTGTAGAAGGAATACAAAAAGGAGAAATGGTCGTTGTGGCCGGTCAGAATAATCTTGCAGAAGGGGTGAAAATGAATGTGGCTCGCTAA
- a CDS encoding efflux RND transporter permease subunit has translation MWLANTSIKRPVFATMFIVALVVLGVVSYPDIGVDLFPKVDFPIINITTTLKGASPEIMDIDVTDKIEESVNTINGVKTITSMSVEGASVVTVEFVLERDIDLAVQDVREKISTIRSKLPTDIDEPIIEKVDPDANPVIWLNLMGNKPIRDLSTYADEVLKEKLQRINEVGAIRLYGLRLRQVRIWIDADRMRAYGVAPGDIMQALQRENLELPGGRIESTSKEYEVKIKGEFSKVHDFNDLIVAYYKGAPVRLRDIGKAEDGMQEKRTVSRFNGIPSVGLGVQKQSGTNTVEVVNRVKKELEIIKKTLPPGMEIGIAFDQSTFINRSINEVQHHLIFGGFLAVLAVFIFLRNWRITLISAMALPVSVIATFALLRAFNFTFNNMTMLALSLSIGILIDDAIIVIENIHRHIEEGMAPGEAASFATSEIGLAVMATTFAIVAIFLPVAFMKGIIGRFFLQFALTVVFAVLVSLIVSFTLTPMMASLFLKAHEKHSEDHPKNPSRFAPLIRIGDWWERGYKKTETVYRSLLDASLRHRGIVLILAGVIFFFSIFITKFIGKEFVPPEDQSRFIVRLEAPADYSVDKADEMFMKAEDVVRQTPEVVTAFYIQGYGRTVQINKGILIVNLKKKSERKKSQEQVKKELRRKFLEIPGLKGTAEDISLVGGGVRNVPIQYSIRGIDLSALQSYTRQIVDEFSKLPGIVDVDTSLEAGKPELKVFIDRDKAADLGVSVASVAEAVNLLISGEVDVTKYKDEQRGRRYDVRVRLNAADRSNPDDLGRIYVRAKDGRLVELANVIRIQEGGGPSVINRVDRQRAITVFASLEGKPLGQAMSELNAIAAKVLPLDYIPKYKGMAETMGESFQYLIFALILGIIMAYMILASQFESFLHPFIVLLSMPLSFIGAFGALLLMGKTLSIFSFIGLILLMGLVKKNAILLVDYTNTLRERGMPRREAILQAGPVRLRPILMTTFAMVFGMLPVAMGLGEGAETRSPMGIAVIGGLLTSLFLTLVVVPAAYDLFDDLQEIIKGRRKIRIFRRKEEKRIEKTE, from the coding sequence ATGTGGCTCGCTAATACCTCTATAAAACGCCCCGTTTTCGCGACCATGTTTATTGTGGCGCTGGTCGTTTTAGGGGTTGTCAGCTACCCGGATATTGGTGTGGATCTCTTTCCCAAGGTCGATTTCCCCATTATCAATATCACCACGACCCTCAAAGGCGCAAGTCCCGAGATCATGGATATCGATGTAACGGACAAGATTGAGGAATCGGTCAATACCATAAACGGTGTTAAGACGATCACCTCGATGAGTGTGGAGGGAGCCTCTGTCGTTACGGTGGAGTTTGTCCTGGAGAGGGACATCGATCTTGCCGTACAGGACGTAAGGGAAAAGATTTCAACGATCCGCTCCAAACTTCCGACGGATATTGATGAGCCAATTATCGAGAAGGTCGATCCTGATGCCAATCCCGTAATCTGGCTCAATCTTATGGGGAACAAACCAATCCGGGATCTTTCAACCTATGCCGACGAGGTTTTAAAAGAGAAACTTCAGCGGATTAATGAAGTCGGCGCCATAAGGCTTTACGGATTACGCCTCAGGCAGGTGAGGATCTGGATCGATGCAGACCGGATGAGGGCTTATGGGGTCGCCCCCGGCGATATCATGCAGGCCCTGCAGCGTGAAAACCTCGAACTCCCCGGAGGGCGGATCGAGAGCACCTCAAAAGAGTATGAAGTTAAAATTAAAGGGGAGTTTTCCAAGGTTCACGACTTTAATGATTTGATTGTGGCCTATTACAAAGGCGCACCGGTAAGGCTCCGGGATATCGGAAAGGCCGAAGACGGGATGCAGGAAAAACGCACCGTTTCGAGGTTCAACGGTATTCCATCGGTTGGCCTGGGCGTGCAGAAACAGTCGGGAACCAATACGGTAGAGGTGGTGAACCGCGTCAAAAAGGAACTTGAAATTATCAAGAAAACCCTTCCCCCCGGTATGGAGATTGGCATTGCCTTTGACCAGTCCACCTTTATCAATAGATCCATCAATGAAGTTCAGCACCACTTGATCTTCGGCGGGTTCCTTGCCGTTTTGGCAGTCTTTATATTCCTGCGAAACTGGAGAATTACGCTCATCAGCGCCATGGCGCTTCCTGTCTCGGTGATTGCTACTTTCGCACTGCTGCGGGCGTTCAATTTTACCTTCAACAACATGACCATGCTGGCCCTTTCGCTCTCCATCGGGATTCTCATCGACGACGCCATCATCGTCATCGAAAATATCCACCGCCATATCGAGGAAGGGATGGCCCCCGGAGAGGCGGCCTCCTTTGCCACCTCCGAGATCGGGCTCGCCGTCATGGCCACCACTTTTGCCATAGTCGCGATTTTTCTCCCCGTGGCTTTCATGAAGGGAATTATCGGACGGTTCTTCCTGCAGTTTGCTCTCACTGTAGTCTTTGCCGTTCTTGTCTCTCTTATCGTCTCTTTTACGTTGACCCCCATGATGGCATCGCTTTTCCTCAAGGCACACGAGAAGCATTCAGAGGATCATCCTAAAAACCCTTCGCGGTTTGCCCCTCTCATCAGGATCGGGGATTGGTGGGAGAGAGGGTATAAAAAAACAGAGACGGTGTACCGGAGTCTCCTTGATGCGTCGCTCCGCCACCGGGGCATAGTTCTCATCCTTGCCGGTGTGATCTTTTTCTTCAGCATCTTCATTACGAAGTTTATAGGGAAGGAGTTCGTACCCCCAGAGGATCAGAGCCGGTTTATTGTGCGCCTCGAGGCCCCCGCAGACTACTCAGTGGACAAGGCTGATGAGATGTTTATGAAGGCAGAGGATGTCGTAAGACAAACCCCGGAAGTGGTGACGGCCTTCTATATCCAGGGATACGGCCGCACCGTTCAGATCAACAAGGGAATCCTGATTGTCAATTTAAAGAAGAAGTCGGAAAGAAAGAAGAGCCAGGAACAGGTCAAGAAGGAATTGAGACGGAAGTTTCTTGAGATACCGGGTCTCAAAGGAACAGCCGAGGACATCTCTCTTGTCGGCGGCGGCGTAAGAAACGTGCCCATTCAATATAGCATCCGGGGTATCGATCTTTCCGCACTCCAGTCCTATACGAGGCAGATCGTGGATGAATTCTCCAAGCTCCCCGGCATTGTGGATGTTGATACTTCCCTTGAGGCGGGTAAGCCGGAGCTCAAGGTCTTCATTGACCGCGATAAGGCTGCCGATCTGGGCGTGAGTGTGGCCTCCGTTGCCGAGGCGGTGAATCTCCTGATCAGCGGTGAAGTGGATGTGACCAAGTATAAGGATGAGCAGAGGGGAAGGCGCTATGATGTGCGGGTAAGGCTTAATGCCGCGGATCGCTCCAATCCTGATGATCTGGGAAGAATTTACGTCCGGGCGAAAGACGGAAGGCTCGTTGAACTCGCCAATGTAATCCGGATCCAGGAAGGAGGCGGCCCCAGCGTCATCAACCGTGTGGACAGGCAGCGGGCCATCACCGTCTTTGCGAGCCTCGAGGGAAAGCCCCTGGGGCAGGCGATGAGTGAACTCAATGCCATCGCGGCCAAGGTGCTCCCCTTGGATTACATACCCAAGTACAAAGGAATGGCGGAAACAATGGGAGAATCCTTCCAGTACCTAATATTTGCCTTGATCCTCGGCATTATTATGGCCTATATGATTCTCGCCTCTCAGTTTGAGAGCTTCCTCCATCCCTTCATTGTCCTTCTATCCATGCCCCTGTCCTTTATCGGCGCCTTCGGGGCCCTGTTGCTGATGGGAAAGACTCTCAGCATCTTCAGCTTCATCGGTCTTATCCTGCTTATGGGATTGGTAAAGAAGAATGCCATCCTTCTTGTGGATTATACCAATACGCTGAGGGAAAGGGGAATGCCGAGGAGAGAGGCAATTCTCCAGGCCGGACCGGTGAGATTGAGGCCGATTTTGATGACGACCTTTGCCATGGTCTTTGGAATGCTGCCCGTTGCCATGGGTTTAGGGGAGGGGGCCGAAACCCGTTCGCCCATGGGTATTGCCGTTATCGGCGGTCTTCTTACCTCCCTGTTTCTAACGCTTGTTGTTGTGCCGGCGGCCTATGATCTCTTTGATGATTTGCAGGAAATAATCAAGGGGAGAAGAAAGATCAGGATCTTTCGGCGAAAGGAAGAAAAGCGAATCGAAAAAACGGAATAA